One window of the Acaryochloris sp. CCMEE 5410 genome contains the following:
- a CDS encoding rhomboid family intramembrane serine protease, with the protein MRDQLKTQLQILGLCAIALWSIQLINWMTGDSLIQFGIQPRSLVGLRGILFAPFLHGNFRHLIANTAPFLVLGGLVMVRRIMDFFSVSLIVMVVGGLGTWLIGGSNTLHIGASGLVFGYLGYLLFRGYFERSWPAITLSVFVSIVYGSMLFGLLPTMPHISWEGHLFGFIGGGLAAKWLTAKPKSAA; encoded by the coding sequence ATGAGAGATCAGCTCAAAACCCAACTTCAAATTTTAGGACTCTGTGCAATCGCACTTTGGAGCATCCAACTGATCAATTGGATGACGGGTGATTCACTGATTCAGTTTGGTATTCAACCCCGTAGCCTTGTTGGCCTACGGGGTATTCTATTTGCGCCTTTTCTACACGGCAACTTCAGACATCTAATCGCGAATACAGCTCCTTTCTTGGTCTTGGGCGGATTGGTGATGGTACGGCGGATTATGGACTTTTTCTCCGTCAGTTTGATTGTGATGGTGGTGGGTGGTCTAGGCACCTGGCTGATTGGCGGCAGTAATACCCTTCATATTGGGGCCAGTGGCTTGGTCTTCGGTTACCTCGGCTATCTTCTATTTCGGGGATACTTTGAGCGCAGTTGGCCTGCCATTACCCTGTCGGTGTTTGTGTCGATTGTCTATGGCAGTATGCTGTTTGGCTTGTTGCCAACTATGCCTCATATTTCCTGGGAAGGCCACCTGTTTGGTTTTATTGGGGGCGGACTGGCGGCCAAATGGCTAACCGCAAAACCCAAATCAGCAGCCTAA
- the nuoK gene encoding NADH-quinone oxidoreductase subunit NuoK: MNLEFFLLLAAALFCIGIYGLVTSRNAVRVLMSVELLLNAVNLNLVSFSNFLDGQSINGQVFTVFVITIAAAEAAVGLAIILSIYRNRDTVDMEQFNLLKW, from the coding sequence GAACCTTGAGTTCTTTTTACTCTTAGCGGCTGCCCTATTTTGTATTGGCATCTATGGTCTAGTGACCAGCCGTAACGCAGTCCGGGTATTGATGTCGGTAGAGCTACTGCTGAATGCCGTTAATTTGAATTTAGTGTCCTTCTCCAACTTTTTGGATGGCCAAAGTATTAATGGTCAGGTATTTACCGTATTTGTCATTACCATTGCGGCCGCCGAAGCGGCAGTTGGTTTGGCGATTATCCTCTCCATCTACCGCAACCGTGACACAGTCGATATGGAGCAGTTCAATTTGCTGAAGTGGTAG